A stretch of DNA from Staphylococcus sp. KG4-3:
ATAAGACGGTCGGAGGTGTTACAGAATGACATCCAATTACGGTTTGAATGATATTGTAGAAATGAAAAAGCAGCATGCATGTGGTACGAATCGTTTTAAAATCATTCGTGTAGGTGCAGACATCCGAATAAAATGTGAAAACTGTCAGCGCAGTATTATGATTCCTAGACAAACATTTAATAAAAAACTAAAAAAAATTGTGGTATCACAACAAGATACTACCGATAAGGAGAATGAATAATGGCTTTAACAGCAGGTATTGTCGGCTTACCAAACGTAGGAAAGTCTACACTTTTTAATGCAATTACAAAAGCAGGTGCACTTGCAGCAAACTACCCATTCGCAACAATTGATCCTAACGTAGGAATAGTCGAAGTGCCAGATAGTAGATTAGACGTGTTAACAGAAATGGTAGAACCGAAAAAAACAATTCCAACTACATTCGAATTTACCGATATTGCAGGTATTGTTAAAGGAGCTTCTAAAGGGGAAGGTTTAGGTAATAAATTCTTATCCCATATTCGTGAAGTAGATGCGATTTGCCAAGTTGTTCGTGCTTTTGACGATGATAATGTTACACATGTTTCTGGTCGTGTAGATCCGATTGATGATATTGAAGTTATTAATATGGAACTCGTATTAGCAGATTTAGAATCTGTAGATAAGCGTTTACCAAAATTAGAAAAAATGGCACGTCAAAAAGATAAAGATGCAGTTAATGAAACTCGTATTTTATCAAGAATTAAAGAAGCTTTAGAAGAGGGAAATCCTGTAAGAAGTTTGGAATTTACAGAAGAAGATCAAAAATATGTGAACCAAGCTCAATTGTTAACATCTAAAGAAATGTTATATATCGCTAACGTAGGTGAAGACGAAATTGGCGATGAAGATAATGAAAAAGTAAAAGCTATCCGCGAATATGCAGCGAAAGAAGATTCTGAAGTTATCGTAATCAGTGCTAAAATTGAAGAAGAAATTGCTGTACTTGAGGATGAAGACAGAGAAATGTTCTTAGAAGATTTAGGTATTGAAGAACCAGGTCTCGATCGTTTAATTCGTACAACTTATGACTTGCTTGGTCTTGCTACTTACTTTACAGCAGGTGTACAAGAAGTACGTGCATGGACATTTATTAAAGGTATGACTGCTCCACAATGTGCGGGTATCATTCATACGGATTTTGAACGTGGTTTTATTCGTGCAGAGGTTACTAGTTATGACGACTACGTTGAATTTAACGGTGAAAATGGTGCCAAAGATGCTGGTAAACAGCGTTTAGAAGGTAAAGAATACATTATGAAAGATGGCGACGTTGTACACTTTAGATTTAATGTGTAAAACAATAGGTCTCCAAATGATATATTGGAATACTGAGGTATAAATATCTCAATATTATAAAACAGGCTGGGGCAATTTAAATTGTCCCAGCCT
This window harbors:
- a CDS encoding DUF951 domain-containing protein; amino-acid sequence: MTSNYGLNDIVEMKKQHACGTNRFKIIRVGADIRIKCENCQRSIMIPRQTFNKKLKKIVVSQQDTTDKENE
- the ychF gene encoding redox-regulated ATPase YchF, with the protein product MALTAGIVGLPNVGKSTLFNAITKAGALAANYPFATIDPNVGIVEVPDSRLDVLTEMVEPKKTIPTTFEFTDIAGIVKGASKGEGLGNKFLSHIREVDAICQVVRAFDDDNVTHVSGRVDPIDDIEVINMELVLADLESVDKRLPKLEKMARQKDKDAVNETRILSRIKEALEEGNPVRSLEFTEEDQKYVNQAQLLTSKEMLYIANVGEDEIGDEDNEKVKAIREYAAKEDSEVIVISAKIEEEIAVLEDEDREMFLEDLGIEEPGLDRLIRTTYDLLGLATYFTAGVQEVRAWTFIKGMTAPQCAGIIHTDFERGFIRAEVTSYDDYVEFNGENGAKDAGKQRLEGKEYIMKDGDVVHFRFNV